Proteins co-encoded in one Myotis daubentonii chromosome 8, mMyoDau2.1, whole genome shotgun sequence genomic window:
- the NEURL2 gene encoding neuralized-like protein 2, whose protein sequence is MAAVSDPMELGAPWGPARPEPSPTRFHRVHGANIRVDPSGTRATRVESFAHGVCFSREPLAPGQIFLVEIEEKELGWCGHLRLGLTALDPASLAPVPEFSLPDLVSLGHTWVFAITRHHNRVPREGRPAAEAAVPSRPPALLVEPYLCIEQFRIPRDRLVGRSRPGLYSHLLDQLYELNVLPPTARRSRLGVLFCPRPDGTADMHIVINGEDMGPSARGLPAAQPLYAVVDVFASTKSVRLVQLEYGLPSLQTLCRLVIQRSVVHRLAIDGLHLPKGLKDFCKYE, encoded by the exons ATGGCCGCTGTCTCCGACCCCATGGAACTGGGTGCGCCCTGGGGACCCGCGCGCCCCGAGCCCTCTCCCACCCGCTTCCACCGGGTACACGGTGCCAACATCCGCGTGGACCCCTCCGGGACGCGGGCCACACGCGTGGAGAGCTTCGCTCACGGCGTGTGCTTCAGCCGCGAGCCGCTGGCCCCGGGCCAGATATTTCTGGTCGAGATCGAGGAGAAAGAGCTGGGCTGGTGCGGCCACCTGCGCCTCGGCCTGACGGCACTAGACCCCGCCAGTCTGGCTCCCGTGCCTGAGTTTTCGCTGCCTGACTTGGTCAGCCTCGGCCACACCTGGGTCTTCGCCATCACGCGCCATCACAACCGCGTGCCCCGGGAGGGCCGCCCAGCTGCAGAGGCAGCGGTCCCCAGCCGACCCCCAGCCCTCCTGGTGGAACCGTATCTGTGCATTGAGCAGTTTCGCATTCCCCGCGACCGCTTGGTGGGCCGCAGTCGGCCCGGACTCTACAGCCACCTCTTGGACCAGCTCTATGAGCTGAACGTGCTGCCTCCGACGGCGCGCCGTAGCCGCCTGGGCGTTCTCTTCTGCCCACGCCCGGACGGCACCGCCGACATGCACATCGTCATCAACGGCGAGGACATGGGCCCCAGCGCCCGGGGGCTGCCAGCTGCCCAGCCCCTCTACGCAGTGGTGGACGTGTTTGCCTCCACTAAGAGCGTGCGCCTGGTCCAGCTTGAGTATGGCT TGCCATCCCTGCAGACCCTGTGCCGCCTAGTGATCCAGAGGAGCGTGGTGCACCGTTTGGCCATTGATGGGCTCCACCTGCCCAAAGGACTGAAGGATTTCTGCAAGTATGAGTGA